Proteins encoded within one genomic window of Methanosarcinales archaeon:
- a CDS encoding B12-binding domain-containing radical SAM protein, producing the protein MMGTIMKVSLVGAELEENLGLRYIASELESRGHIVDIVPFNSEYDIPHAVKQVTGFAPQITGLSMVFTSRAREFCHLARALRDSGYTGHINAGGHFAALNCQSLLKDFQAFDSVALGEGEYILSALADNLDKPSRVHGLCYRRNNGSVEINPSTGNPDNLNALPFPKRTTFHEYFGKPIASILSSRGCWRNCAFCSINAWYKSGGGKKFRIRSVENIVAEMKELYFSYGIRIFNFQDDNFFLSNHIDALHRFEALRDELHKEGVHGIAIAIKARPDSITKESIQVLDDLGLFRVFLGVENASENGLRKLNRKCSIDHILNALRILNDFDVHIAYNLLMFEPDTVLEDVLINLRFMERHIENPFNFCRAEAYAGTGLEAKLLAEGGLLGDYFGFDYRLKDPGSEAFHQIANYAFFDRNFSDSGLHYFNMQVDFYFQLLRRFHPEVLSQTLRGTVRNFIKQTNLDTYQCLCQIYDFVAVIDPSDHSSIRRFAREMREIVDERSVELHDQGENILRWLNDAYGRRGKGVESRVEMPFQGYEPLSNRGFDSSWEFAGAGTTEAASLDLFGNTLSAIPYNVFKDRMIHQNEK; encoded by the coding sequence ATGATGGGTACGATCATGAAAGTTTCATTGGTAGGTGCAGAACTGGAGGAGAACCTTGGTCTGCGTTACATAGCATCAGAATTGGAGTCCAGAGGACATATCGTTGATATAGTCCCATTCAATTCAGAGTATGATATCCCACATGCCGTAAAGCAGGTGACAGGGTTTGCCCCGCAGATTACCGGTTTATCGATGGTATTTACAAGCCGTGCTCGAGAGTTCTGTCATCTTGCCCGGGCACTTAGAGACAGCGGCTACACTGGTCACATTAACGCCGGGGGACATTTTGCTGCTTTGAATTGCCAGAGTCTGCTCAAAGATTTTCAAGCATTTGACTCGGTCGCACTTGGTGAAGGCGAATATATACTCAGTGCTCTGGCAGATAATCTTGATAAGCCATCCCGGGTGCATGGTTTATGTTACCGACGAAACAATGGTTCAGTTGAGATCAACCCCTCTACAGGCAACCCCGATAACCTGAATGCGTTACCATTCCCAAAACGAACAACATTCCACGAGTATTTCGGCAAACCCATTGCCAGTATCTTAAGCAGTAGAGGATGCTGGCGCAACTGTGCCTTTTGCAGCATCAATGCCTGGTACAAAAGCGGTGGTGGAAAGAAGTTTCGAATTCGGAGCGTAGAGAATATCGTAGCAGAGATGAAAGAACTCTACTTTAGTTATGGCATCAGGATATTTAACTTCCAGGACGACAATTTCTTTCTCTCAAACCATATAGATGCCCTTCATCGTTTTGAAGCGCTGCGAGATGAGCTACATAAGGAAGGAGTGCATGGAATTGCTATTGCTATCAAAGCTCGACCTGATAGCATTACCAAAGAATCAATCCAGGTGCTGGATGACCTGGGATTATTCCGGGTATTCCTGGGAGTGGAAAACGCATCAGAGAATGGATTGCGAAAATTGAATCGCAAGTGTTCCATTGACCATATTCTGAATGCTCTTCGGATACTCAATGATTTCGATGTGCACATCGCCTACAACCTGTTAATGTTTGAACCTGACACGGTGTTGGAGGATGTCTTGATTAACCTGCGTTTCATGGAACGGCATATAGAAAATCCGTTCAACTTCTGCCGTGCAGAGGCGTACGCTGGAACAGGTTTGGAGGCGAAACTGCTGGCTGAAGGTGGATTGTTGGGTGATTACTTTGGGTTTGATTACAGACTTAAAGATCCAGGTTCTGAGGCTTTTCATCAGATCGCCAACTATGCCTTCTTTGATCGTAATTTCAGCGATTCCGGATTGCATTATTTCAATATGCAGGTGGATTTCTATTTCCAACTGTTGCGACGCTTTCATCCAGAAGTTCTGAGTCAAACACTGCGCGGAACAGTACGTAATTTCATCAAACAGACAAATCTGGATACTTACCAGTGCTTGTGCCAAATATATGATTTTGTGGCTGTTATCGACCCCAGCGATCATTCATCAATTCGGAGATTTGCAAGAGAGATGCGGGAAATTGTGGATGAAAGAAGTGTTGAGCTTCATGATCAAGGTGAGAACATTCTGCGCTGGCTGAACGATGCATATGGACGCAGAGGCAAAGGTGTAGAATCCAGGGTTGAGATGCCTTTCCAGGGATACGAACCACTTTCAAATAGGGGCTTTGATAGCTCATGGGAGTTTGCAGGGGCTGGGACCACAGAAGCTGCCAGTTTAGACTTATTCGGGAATACGCTATCAGCAATACCTTATAATGTATTTAAGGACCGGATGATTCATCAAAATGAAAAATAA